The sequence tcattcccctcctaattgcatttacaccgtccacatgttgatctggatcatcaccaaaagggtacaaattgttcttggtatctttatacaccaaccatgaaaagtaaaagtgaatcagagtagatttttttttttttttttttttagctatttttgaattcataaatgatgttttcaatgtaaaaatgtcatatttttttcctgacctcattctggatctgatccggataaAATTTGGCATTAACATCGAGGCCCCCCACCCAACATGACTGTCATATTCCAAaagcatcggtcaataatcaaccgagatattgagataACTTATTTTGCAGTTCCATTTCCtccaatgttaacgaaaattccaaagtgatccagaatctcttttGGATCCTCACCAAagtgtaataatctgttcctggtgacattcccaatatttccagaacatttcatcaagttTTGTAACCTTTTTGAGTTTTGTTGCtcaaagacacagacagacagatgccaGTCAAAACATCgcctccttggtggaggaaTAACATTGAACATATTCTGTAACTAAATTAAGCAAATGGATTTAAACATTGCAGATTATCTCGAGCTAAATCTGAATGCAGACGTGATTTTCTGTTAACACCTTGGTGGATATGAAGCTCGCAAGCTTGAAACAGAACTTTAACATCTAACCTGCCTGTGCTGTGAACTCTTTTCTCCCCACCCTTGCTGCTTCATTATTGTTACCCTTTTTTAGATGTGTCGAATAATCCAGGTTTATGATGAGGAGAAACAGATTAATACACAGGTAAGATGTTTGAAAGAGTGCACAGATGTCCTGTCCCCTTCCACTGAGGCTCTAAGAAATGTTTTCACCGCAAACTCGTGTGAAGCCTAAACGAGGTTTGAAAAACGGATttgcgttgtttttttttttattctctctccTTTAAAGGTGATGGGATGtgataaatgaaaaagaaaatgacctgAAGAAGTCTAGAGTGTCTGTCATCCATTCCAGATGTCTTGAACGGCTTGTCTGATTAGAGGGTGCTGTGTTCAATCTTTTCTGTAACAGAAAATGACAATCTAACATCAGGCTGTTAATTTGAACATCTCTCATCCTCTTTCTatcttttgttttggttttaactACTGAATGTGGTTTCTTTTCCCATGTGTTCGACTGAGAGAAAAACACCTGAGAGAATTATTTCCCCCGGTGTGAAAATATGCATCATTATcttctgtgttgtttttggCTTTGTTGCGTCTGTCAAATATGATGACTCAACTTTTCACGCCACCTTTGTGTATTGCGTGATTTCCACTTTGGTCCAGTGGAGCCGCCTCCTGTACGAGTATAACTTCTTATTAGCGTGTAATTACACGGTGATATAACAGTCTAGgacagacctgggcattgtacggccccagggccgcatctggccctttggttgactgagcggcccgtgtaaggttaattttaacattacaaaataaacacattttctaattttacctcttgcatggactaaaactgcattcagtgacagttcaatgTGATGCATCTGTGATGTCTTTATGATGCTAAGAAACTTaacacaactttccaacagtatattaaactcaaaatgtgttttagagtgaatgtgagtgaaaatgttcactaatatgagtcacaaatggtaaaaattattttaccattgttttgaggcaacctcaatttttcattgcttaattataacaaaTACTCTTACAagctatttactgcttttctataaagaaatacaattaatattatatgcagaattgagttcagccttttggcccggccctccggaatattttctgtttctcatgtggccccatggaaagaacaattgcccacccctggtctaggaTATAAAACTCAAGGGGGTGTagaataatttttatttttttaactcttttATTCGAGACTCCTCCACCCTGAATTAATTATTACTGCCCATATTTTCACTGCCAGTTCATCATTTCTCTTTCTAATGTACGTCATTTTGTTCCACGTTTGAAGCAGCCCTCTTAGAAATGAAATATTGACACGTAAGTATTAATTGTGGAAATGCTTCGTGGAGCCACAGTGGGACAGGGCGGCAGGATATCTCAGTGGCAAGGTTGCACCAGGGCCACCCCGTCACCCGGAGTGTTAACCACATCTAATTTGTCTCCTCattcttttcctccttcctgcttctacccatccccccccccccccccccctgctcaatGATGCTCTCACACCTGCTTCCTCCATGTCACccttcaccttcctcctctcccttcctcttcctccttcggCAGATTGGATCAGAGATGGCGTTATCCGGTGAGGCAGTGCGTTTGCTCTTTGAAGAGAAGTTGCAGCAAATATTCCCGGGGCAGAGCTTCCCAGAGACCCCCGAGCCACTGGAGAGCCCGGACAcgaaggagagggaggacgaGACCGACGACTCCGACGACGACTTCGTACAACCCAGACGCAAGCGGTTAAAAGTGGATGAGAAGGTGCTTCACATCAAGTGATAACAATCATCAGCAAACAAgtgggagaaaaaaacacacgcgtCTTCCTCACATTTCACGATAAATATAACGAACAGAAATGATAAGATGTGCTGTAAAAACTGTTCCTTTCACCCAAAAGAAACTCAAAATAAACGCCGGACTGTTGCAGACAGAAATGCGGAAGAGCTGCATTCCCTTTTTGTTCGGTGGAGAGAAGGGAACTCGCCCGCACAGAGTTTAAAGTAGGAATTGTTTTGCGGTAGCTAAAGgttggctgttttttttctgctatcGTACATTTTCATTTGTAGATTTGTCGTGATTTGCTTTATAAACTATAACTCTCCTGTTCCCAGTTCTCAATTTATTATATCTATACTTTGACATGACGCATAAGTATTTGTATGACTTTGTGGAAACTATGTAAATAAGAGAATCTAGCCCACCGATGGTATTCCTCCAGTATAGATGTTTCAGTATGTCATCAATAAAACTTTGTTCTTGAAATCTACCAAATGCTTTGTATTGATTACGTACGGCTTTGCTCACCCAAATGATGGACATCAAGTCATTCTCATTTGCTCAGGTTCATGCCTGTTTTCCAAATCGTTGCATGCTACACTTCACCGAAGTTGAAGACGGTCTTTTGTTGTGATGCTTTCCGGTGTAGTAGCCAAATTCCTTCACAGCAATAATGTTCTTGCGATAATCCACGATCTAATCTGTCAGTAGTCGGTAAGAAATGTGCTGGTTTTGCCAACTACTCCTATATAGAATGTTCAAAAGTGGAAACATCACAGGGAACAAACCCAGACGATGCGGGAGTTTTCAGTCGGGGAGTGAGCATGAAAGCATTCAGCCTTTACACGACCTAAAGTTTGTTCAGGCTCTTTTTGATCAAAAGGATTAGATTAACATGTTATTTTTGCACTTGGACGACAATCGGGACAGGACACGTTGAGCGTATATCTGCTTCCTGCCAGAAGCAAAGAAGAACCTTTCACCTCCTTCTGGGAATGTCATTAAGGTACCTCAACCTGGGGAAGCTAAATGGAATGCGGCCACCATCATGCCTTCTATCGTGTCTCCAGCCTACAGTAACACATGGAAACGCATGTTTGGGAGTTAGACCGCAGTTCAAGCTCAGGAGGCGCTGACTCATCAGTGCTAGACGGTCAGCTGACTGCTGACGTTTCTAAAACAGCTTTCAGGTTGAGCCTTTTTCATTTCCAAGTCAAGCGTCGGATTGAATCGGATTCCCCAGGTAAGaagtctgtttttcttttttcctgttcatttttctctttattaGTGAACCTACCATTaccatgtctttgtttttaaattgatCTATCACAAAACAATTGTATTGTGTTAATCAGTAACGAGGCAAAATCTTGCAAAAGAAGAGCAGCTTGACTGGAAGTTGATATTcgcaaaaaaaacttttcaagGATTTGTTTTTCACGGCTGCggagtaaaaaagaaatgctgtctGAAGGATGCAGGAAGTCTCCGGACTGCGGATTACAGTACCGGCAATTCATTTTAACGCGTCTTTAGCTGTGTGGAGAAAGTGTGGTTGCTGCAACACGAGATTGACAATTCTATTTTATCCAGTTCCGCAATTAACTTATACCAGTAGCTTGTTCGGCAGCCTTGCTTTTTGATTGATCTGTTTTATCATCCTAAATTCGCGTTGCGTTAACATCGCAGAGAATCTGAAAAGATGTCTGACATGTTATCGACCGTGATGGGAACTGTGGATGTTATTAGAAGGATAAAATGCACAATTCTATTAATTTCAAAGTCTTAAAACAAAGTcgatcttttattttgaaggcctGACCTATTTTTCAGAACCAAGAGTTTCTGGTCACGTGACTATTTGCTGCCGTGACACGGTCGCTGATCGAAACTTGTTTATCTGCTGCTTCGGGAGGCGATCGTTTGTTTGCGTCTCACAGGCAAgaaaaaattaatttattaatttcctttggagaaatgtatttataattttgacacaaaaacagaagatTTATCCGTTTATCATTAGCTAGAAACACCAGTTTCTGCTGATGTTTcaagctaacattagccagGAAGCTATCAAAAAACGCGTTTATGGGACGTTCCGGTGTAAGTCAGGAAGAGACCTTCAGCTGTCACCGTCTAATCAGCAGGTTCTTACATTTAACGAAACGTCTTTGATTCGTGTAATAACCTTTGACCCGCGAGATTATGGCTTCCAATGATCAATAACGTCATGAAGAGGCTTGTGGTCTTTAATTGTGTTGTTTTCACGACCTGTCGGGGCGCGATGATGATGCTTTTGAAGATCATCTTCCTTTCAGTCGTTTTgaaacgggagacaatgacggAAGTAAATTCTAATTGCTTTTAGGCGCttgtatttatctttttttcccAGCAGAGCACGATGTCAGACGGAGGCCTCACAAGGAGTGCCTTTGGACTGCCCAGTGGAGATAACTTCAGTGTCTGGTGCCCTAATGGGAGCGACTGGGTTTGGGAAGCCTTTAAAGAATGCGCCCAGGATGGGAGGGATATGGCCAGCGTCTACCTCGGCCTGCTGTCCATCCTCTGCTTCATGGTGTCCTCGCTCCCGTAGGTGTTTGCGTCTCATCAGAAAATGTAGGCTGCTAAGTATACGTATATCAACACGAGtactattcccccccccccccccgagtacaGACAGTACTACAGTTCGTGCAAAACGGGGAACATGGACCAGGCGATCTCCGTTTGGTTCCTGCTGCTGTGGTTATCGGGCGACAGCTGCAATTTGCTGGGCTCCTTCTTGGCTCAGCAGCTTCCGCTTCAGGTGACTTGTGGCGATGTAACGATTGCTGCGATGTAAGGCAGAGCTGTGGGTCAGGTGTGACGTTTGCAGCCGGGTTAGTGGTCattaaacccaaattgattAGTCCTTTCAAGGGGGTTGCAAATAGCtgtttaaacacacatttattgtgttttttgtattttcatgtctctttctctctctcctccaggcaTATACAGCTATTTATTACGTTGCTGCTGACCTCCTGATGCTGGCCATGTTTTTTTACTACAGGATAAACAAGACGAGAGAAAGTGAGCATTCAttttgtggtttttatttttattttttttgcttatatatatatatatattagcagtTCAATTTTAAAAATCCCAATTTCTATAAAAATGAACAGAAACATGTACGCCGGTCTTGGCCCTTACTAATTTGCATATTAACGTAAGGAGTTTTGAGGTTTCGCTAATAAAGAATCAGCTCCAGACACAGGAAGCAGGTGAACGGTGGAGCccgcggtgatgtcatcgcacACCGACTGTTGTTGTTCTAGTCTAGGACGGTGCTGAAATGTCTTTCCCTGTAGCGATGCTGAGCTAATGCGTCGTCTCTATTCCAGACGGGAGGGTTTTGCACATGGTGGGTGGCGTCTGTGTCCTGGGGTTCACCGTGAGCTTCGTCCTTTTACCCGGGTTAGATATGGAGCGTGAAATGATTCCGTCTGGGTTCAGGAGTCGTGCCTTACTCTCCACCTCTGACGCTAGCCTTATTAAGGTGAGCCTTATTAACTTTAATTCCTGTAGAGCGCTCGGATAAGAGAAGTCGGCGTCTAATATTttgactgcttttttttttttttttttctcaattcaGGAATTTACTCCAGTAGAGATTGCTGGCTTCTGCATTGGCTCAGTGTCGTCAATGCTGTACCTCTGTTCCCGGGTGCCCCAGATGTACACCAATGTGAGTTTGACACGGACGTTGTTGccacaaatgaaaatgatgatttgtgtttgtgctcctcAAACGCTCTTGTAGCATAATGCAAACCTTTCACAGCAGAGGTGAACTTTTCAACTTTCTTGTTTCACTACTGTTTATAAAAATGACCCTAATATACAATTCCTCACTCGCTCTACCGTCCTCTCTCCCCTCAGTTCAAGAGGAAGTCGACAGAGGGCGTATCTTTCTTCCTGTTTGCACTGGTCATCTTGGGAAACACCACGTACGGTCTGAGTGTCCTGCTGAAGAACCCCGACGATGGCCAGGGTGAGATAAGCTACGTGGTCCATCACCTGCCCTGGCTCATCGGCAGCCTCGGCACCCTGACGCTCGACCTCTTCGTATCCtcggaagaaaagaaaacccatCCATGCCGCATTTTATTCACGCCTGTCATCGCGTAATGTTTTCAGAATTTCCGGAGATTTCCTGAACGCTGTGTTTCAGATCTCCTCCCAGTTCATTTTGTATCGCCAAGCTACCTCACCGGTGGACGGTAGCGATGACGAAGCGAGGTCTCTGCTCAGCGGCTGAACCAACAAAGTCAGAGCGCACTGCTGGGGACATGAGCCTCCCAATGAGACCAATGACGAGTTCCAGTCCCAGCCGTGGTGGAAACGCCTCCCATCGACGCTGAACCCGTTCTCCTGATGTTTGGTCACAGCCTCGGGCTGTTGAAACGTGTTGGCGAAGGTGACCAGCTCACACCACCCATTCTGTTGTTTCTTTCTGCTTGATGGCTGTTTTTAAACCACCCAACACTTTCAGCAGAACACTGCCTCGTCTGACCTTGTTTACAGTGTTTGAGATTGAACTCCGTTAACTTTAATCTGCAGCGACGCACCTGATTGGAGAAGAGCAAGCGTTTTGTCAAACATTTCCAAATGCACATTTTGTCTCGTCAAATTCTGATTGACATTTACGCCAACTGCCGTCGTACCAAGATGTTTATCGCGTGCCTGTTTCTTTTGAATTTTAGGTACCTTAATTATCTTTAGTCATGATTTgatttttccttttcacttttttttgttctgatgATAACACTTAACAGATTCTCACAACCCTGGTACATTTTACATGTTcgtttcttttgttgttgtttttgctgttttgcacAATATTCTGTTttgtagtggggggggggggggtgccaaaTTGTTCATGGGGTCAATGTACTGTATTGATTAAACACACCGATGTAAGTAACAggtttcctctttgttttgatTCTGTTTGAAATGTTGCTCCAGATATTTATGATCGTCTCGGCTCCCCTCATGATGGCAGTTCTGTGATTTACGATTGTTGCTTGAACTGCTCCTCGAGTGAAGGAGAAATCATTGCGTTGTACAAACATCCATGTTGGTGCATCTTTCATTTTCCAACTTTGTCATTTCAGCAATAGCGATAAAACTACGTAAACAACAAATTCTATATAAATCGGATGGTTTAATATAAAAGTAAAGATCGACATAGAGAGAGGATAAATGAGTCTTAAtcataattaaaagaaaattgatCATTTTCCTTGCAATCCTGTCCCCTCACTTGCTCTACCATCCTCTTTCAGTTCAACAGGAAGTCGACAGGGtcttacttcctgtttgcactGGTCATCTTGGGAAACACGGCATACGGTCCGAGTCCTACTGAAGAACCCCGATGAAGGCCAGGGTGAGATAAGCTACTTGCCCTGGCTCATGGGCAGCCGCGGCACCCTGGCCTACGACCTCGTATccttgaaagaaaagaaaacctggCGGCCGCACCGGGGCCTCGGTGGTCTTCTTCATCCGTGTTGCGAGTTGAACtcctgcagaggacagtgtgAGCACAGGGACGCTGGGTTGAGTGTGAGAAAAATGCACTAGCATCTCTGGTTTTCACGCGTCTCTTTGAACACAAGTAAAGCGTCACCTAGGAGCTTCTAGTCTGCCCTGAGTGACCCTCGGGTGAATTAAAGCCGCGCTGGTCGTCTTGGAAACATGAAGCTGCACCCTGGAACCAGTTATCATTTAATCTAACATCTGGCTGTAGCTTCGTTTGGAATGGACAGGCAGGAGGCTTAAACTTTACACTGTATTAAAATGGCCAAGCTGCAGAGCTCACTTCGTAACCATGATTTCTATTagagctgctcctcttccacTGCAGTTTTTTCACCTTCCACTCTTTTCGGAGGTCGAGTCCTGCTCTTGGCCTTGGTGTTGACCTTTGGCCCTTTGCCtttgctgaccccccccccccccccccagcaactgTGTTTGACCGGCTCCTGGGAGGCCTTGACAGCcgtgttgtttttcttcattagCAGATTCACTCTGGCCCCTCAGTCtcaccctcctccctccctcccccacgCAGGCACACACTTTGCCTTGCCGTTAAACATAAGGCAATCAGTCGCACTCGGCAGAAAGGGCCCACCCACCAAAGATGCAAGGTCAGTGTTGAGAGTTTgctaagtgtgtgtgcgtgcgtgtgtgcgtgcgtgtgtgcgtgcggttGTGAAACAGTGGCAGGGATTATTCCACGGGTCGGGGAGTTGGCAGGAAGAGCCAGTGATAGGGGAGCGTTCATCAATCACCAGGGATGAACAAGAGGCTGTTTATAAACAGTCCGTCCTGGGAATTTCTTAATGAGACGATTCCAGTTCCTAAATGCAGGGGAGGGACGGGGCCAATGGGATTCAGAGGTTGCCGGTTCAAATCCTCTGTGTAATAGCGAGGCCCCGGCCtggaacgtttttttttttttagtaaacgCAATATGTCCTTACAATACGGACGTCTTCAAGTGCAACTTCATTTTTACACATTTCTCCCCCCCGTAATAAATCtgtaaatgatttattctgaCAGACTTTATTCCTGCAAGAGAACATTAACAGGAAAATCTGCTCTTTTGTCAGGTTCTCGCACACAACAAGACCAACTGTCTCCTGAAAGCCTCTGTTTACTCTGCGTGTTTGTGAGGATGAAGGCCGGTAAAAGAAAAGTGACACATTTAGGCAAAGCAGGACGACGCCGGGATGCTCGGCACAGCAGGAGAGCTCACGCCATCAGTGGTGAGTCCACGACTCCTGTCCATGACAGCTAGAACTCAAAGACAATTGTTCCGAGGCCAACACAGTGTGGTTTTGTGATCGTTGCCCTCAGAACGTACGTGTCCCACATTCAGAATCGGTCTCATCTACTACGGGGATCAACTCAGGGATGTTTGACACAATGTTTTATTCTGCTGCTAAAGATTTAAAGTCCAGCATGTCTATATCAAAGCTGCTATTAGCATGACAAtagtaaaagaaaaataccTTAAATCCTGTGGACATTTTCAGCACGGAGTCCAATTATTATTAATCTATGTTTTTTTACAAGTTGCATTTAATAGGATAGAGTACTTTTTATTAGAAGGAAAATAATGTATTTGATTACATTCAGTAGGCCGATACCAGACCAGACAGAAAAGAAGATGAAGTATGAAGGTCCGATCTGTCATTACCTTCTACAGACTGGAGGAAATAGTTCCAAACAAAGGTTTAAAGCAGATATAATGtaagatgaatgaatgcacGGTggacaaatcccccccccccccccccatcacgaGTTATGGACTTTACTCACGAGTACTGAGGCGGCTGCGACGTAAGCGTCAGCTTCCTGCAGATCAGTAAACAGCGCAGGCCATTATTGAGCTGCAGCTACCGACGGGCAGCTCTGATAGCGAGGCCGCGTCCAGAGGTCACGCTGAGCAGGATTTATGATGTGCTAAATATTTCACAGGCTTATACCATGACGGATTCAGGAGTAATGAGTTCAGGGGTACGTGCGATCCATCAGCTTGTTCTTTGGCCAGGGCCGTTGAGCATCCAATGATTTGTTGCTGTTTGATTCATTTGGATCAATTTGTTGTGGAGATGATAGACTTTGCTCCGTTTCTCTGCTATTTATCGCATCAGACCACATTCCtgagtgtgtttatttttttgctcactTTTTCTGAAATCTTGGTGGAAAGATAAGTTGACTGAGTGAATCCTCTGGAGTTCCAGACGAACTGGTCAGGCTTGTTTTTGAacgtttcctctcctcctttcttgaCACTCGCCTCCTGCGGGATGAGCCCTCGGAGTCAGGCCTGTGTCCGCTCAGCGCGACGCCTCCAGAAGATCCATGGCGACATTTGCACACTCTCAGATGTTGTCCTTGTTGTTCCGTGTCACTTTAAGCACTGCTGACTGcgccctctcctccttccgTTCCTCAGAGGTCGAGCACAGTTGGATGAATGgctgttgctttgtttttgctACAGATGTTGGGACAtgacagaataaataacaacagacAGTCTCTTGGATTCATCGTTTTCCACAATCTGCCAGAGATCTCCCAAAGGcatttgtttttgacagcacTTAATGCAGAATATACTATCgcatgaacttttttttttgtggttattTTAGAATTTTCTTCCGCTATAGATGCTTGAGTCATTTCCTTTTCTGTGATTTGAGCCAAATGAATATTGAATTCAAACACCCGGGCTGATGAGATGATAACAGCTATCCTCTTAGGAGAAATAGTTTAAACTGCATGAATTCACTGAATCTGGAACTTTCCATTACATTTGgccattttgtgtttttgtgaaacatttcaaagaacTATTAAACAGATATCCACGATGATACTGATGGTTCTTGTAGGATAATTCatagtacatatatatatatatatatcatacctaccaaacagaagcagagatactactattttgtttttgttttttctttgatttgaaccctttaaagcaggggtgtcaaactctggcccgcgaggcaatataaaattaatattagagctggccAGCTGTTTATTAATGGAACCTTCTTACAAATTtgtaaacatacatttttatataagtgctctaatttatatCCATTTTGTTAAATCTGGAATTTCTTTTCATGGTAGGTGCAGATGCTATGTTGGCTTGTATCCAtcagctttttttgggggggggggggggggggggggggggggtcaaactttCTGAAgcagaagtctcaaaatcctgaatggccatgtgtatcaaatatgatacgtttggctttaaagggttaaattatTCTGATATCACATGTGTAACGTTTGCTTTTGTCCTTGACTACAGCcgtttagtttttatttacttgCTCTTCCCAAAGGACAATTTGTCTCGAGGCGGAGTTTCCACCGTTCAACGTGATCGCATGGACAGAGATCCGTGCGGCTCGCAGCAGAATTCGCTGGGATCGATTGCGGTGGCTCCGTGAAGGCTACAGCGGCCTCTTCTGTAACCCTCTGCTATCCGCCAGTCGGCCCTGGTTCCCATAATGAGCCAGTGAAAGGGCTGGTGTGGGTGGGAGGCCGCCGTTAATCCCCGTAAGCATGCTGGGGTCACTCCTCCGGCTCCTCTCAGGGCGTCGGCCATGACTCCCTTCTATCTGCCCCGGGAtggttgactgtgtgtgtgtgtgtgtgtgtgggggggggggggcagaggtccTTGAATGCCTCAAAGTTAACTGCTGTCCAATATTAACTGGAGCACAAACATTAAAGCGGTAAACAAAAGGCAGAGCAAACACACTCCTCGGGCCTAAAGTACAAacatggacggacggacagacagacaaaccacaCAGCAGTTTGTTCGGTTTGCTTCCCCTGCATCAAACCCTCCAGAGGCTCGTCTGGCAAGAGCTGGAGGATGAAATGATCCCGAGAAGCAACCGTTTACCCGCTGACTCTTTGAGTCGTTTCATTGTAATGAGAGAATTCTTCCTTTGCAACGTTGATCTGGAGGTCTTGGGTCAGGTCCAGATGTTAGGATCACAGTCCCATCCCTGCCCTTCCTGGGTGTCCCCATCAgctatctcccccccccccccccaaggactGTTAAGACCTCCTCCACACATCATCCACCACCACAGAGCAAGAGCCTCAGCTGCACTCTGGCTCAGCGTGGCCAGCAGAGAGACCTGAACCCATCCTGGGGGTCGAGGAATCGGATCCTTCATGTCCGTGTGAATCCTCAgcgttactgtgtgtgtttgcgtttatgtttttgcatgtgtttgAGGAAGGATCCCAGACTACTAGCTAAAGAGCAGATCTTCTATCCAGATGAGAGAGTGGACTGAGTGGGAGATGAACTTTTCCGCAGGGGGGTTTCTCTCGACCACAGACGGTTACTGCTCCacggagcagcagctccagtaCTATGGTGAGTCCACAGCGACACTCCTTCACTTTGTCTCACTGAT is a genomic window of Brachionichthys hirsutus isolate HB-005 chromosome 2, CSIRO-AGI_Bhir_v1, whole genome shotgun sequence containing:
- the slc66a1 gene encoding lysosomal amino acid transporter 1 homolog — encoded protein: MSDGGLTRSAFGLPSGDNFSVWCPNGSDWVWEAFKECAQDGRDMASVYLGLLSILCFMVSSLPQYYSSCKTGNMDQAISVWFLLLWLSGDSCNLLGSFLAQQLPLQAYTAIYYVAADLLMLAMFFYYRINKTRENGRVLHMVGGVCVLGFTVSFVLLPGLDMEREMIPSGFRSRALLSTSDASLIKEFTPVEIAGFCIGSVSSMLYLCSRVPQMYTNFKRKSTEGVSFFLFALVILGNTTYGLSVLLKNPDDGQGEISYVVHHLPWLIGSLGTLTLDLFISSQFILYRQATSPVDGSDDEARSLLSG